From Coffea arabica cultivar ET-39 chromosome 10e, Coffea Arabica ET-39 HiFi, whole genome shotgun sequence, one genomic window encodes:
- the LOC113711972 gene encoding uncharacterized protein At4g06744: MHRIFTNIQHLILSLILASLIVSTQGKNAEPLEVIIGGSSNQLSEAPVAEPVEGSLEPLIFADLRLAVVYPIILKFKKIINSDPLGITKSWVGADICNYTGFYCTSPPDNCSAIALASIDFNGFRLSAPTLDGFLDQLPDLALFHANSNNFSGTVSADISKLPYLYELDISNNQFSGPFPTAVLGMNSLSFLDIRFNFFTGSVPPQLFTQAFDAIFLNNNNFMQRLPENIGNTRAFYLTLANNKFFGPIPRGLFRAMASLTEVLLLDNLLTGCLPYELGFLKEAVVFDAGNNQLTGPIPFSLGCLKKVEVLNFAGNYLYGMVPEVVCALGNLANLSLSDNYFTTVGPICWNLIKKGVLDVRKNCIAGLPFQRSVWECAHFFARPRYCPYWATFTYIPCWLPHFKSPPLAASESAPSPS, from the coding sequence ATGCATAGGATTTTTACCAATATTCAGCATCTTATTCTCAGCCTCATCTTAGCTTCTCTGATTGTTAGCACCCAAGGAAAAAATGCAGAACCGCTTGAGGTCATCATTGGTGGGAGCAGCAACCAATTGTCAGAGGCACCGGTTGCAGAACCTGTAGAAGGAAGTTTGGAGCCGCTGATTTTTGCAGACCTGAGATTGGCTGTGGTGTACCCCATTATCctgaaatttaagaaaataatcaaCTCTGATCCTCTAGGAATCACCAAATCTTGGGTTGGGGCTGATATATGCAACTATACAGGCTTTTATTGCACTAGCCCCCCGGACAACTGTTCAGCTATTGCTCTTGCTTCTATTGATTTCAATGGATTCCGACTTAGTGCTCCAACGCTGGATGGCTTCCTTGATCAGCTCCCTGATTTAGCCCTGTTCCATGCCAATTCCAATAACTTCTCCGGGACCGTCTCGGCAGACATTTCCAAGCTTCCCTACCTATATGAGCTAGACATCAGTAATAACCAGTTTTCTGGGCCATTTCCAACCGCCGTTCTAGGCATGAATAGTCTGTCTTTCTTGGACATTCGGTTCAACTTTTTCACAGGTTCAGTACCGCCTCAATTGTTCACGCAGGCTTTCGATGCAATTTTTCTGAACAACAACAATTTTATGCAGAGGCTGCCTGAAAACATTGGCAACACTCGCGCCTTCTATCTCACTCTAGCCAATAACAAATTCTTTGGCCCCATTCCTCGCGGTTTATTTAGAGCCATGGCCAGTCTGACTGAAGTGTTACTCCTTGACAACTTGTTAACCGGTTGCCTGCCCTATGAATTGGGTTTTTTAAAGGAAGCTGTGGTATTTGACGCGGGTAACAATCAGTTAACAGGTCCTATACCTTTCTCCTTGGGATGCCTGAAGAAAGTAGAGGTGCTGAATTTTGCCGGGAATTATCTGTATGGCATGGTGCCAGAGGTGGTCTGTGCGCTGGGAAATTTGGCCAACCTTTCGCTGTCTGATAATTATTTCACAACAGTTGGGCCAATTTGCTGGAATCTGATTAAGAAGGGAGTTCTTGATGTAAGGAAAAACTGCATTGCTGGTCTACCATTCCAGAGATCAGTGTGGGAGTGTGCTCATTTCTTTGCACGACCAAGGTACTGTCCTTACTGGGCAACGTTCACCTACATTCCATGCTGGCTTCCCCACTTTAAATCCCCACCATTAGCCGCTTCTGAATCGGCCCCTTCTCCTTCATAG
- the LOC113712968 gene encoding probable WRKY transcription factor 7: MAVELMTGFRNDTFASKMEENAVQEAATAGLQSVEKLIRLLSQSQSQPSQIYQDPSSKQSSDYQAVADAAVNKFKKFISLLDRTRTGHARFRRGPVTNPPQPAPPLPPTQQPEQPQPQRQPPQSNPAATSQPANNLFQEDDKEKVKSSSRIYCPTPIQGLPPLPHNHHQLMKNVNIERKESTTTINFAAASPVNSFMSSLTGDTESLQPSMSSGFQITNLSSHVSSAGKPPLSTSSLKRKCSSMDDSAVKCGGAASSGGRCHCPKKRKSRVKRVVRVPAISMKMADIPPDDYSWRKYGQKPIKGSPHPRGYYKCSSLRGCPARKHVERALDDPTMLIVTYEGEHNHSHSATEAPGALVLESS; this comes from the exons ATGGCTGTGGAGTTGATGACAGGATTCAGAAACGATACTTTTGCTTCCAAAATGGAAGAAAACGCCGTTCAGGAAGCCGCGACTGCTGGACTTCAGAGCGTTGAGAAGCTCATCAGGCTGCTATCCCAATCCCAATCCCAACCCTCTCAAATCTATCAAGATCCTTCTTCAAAACAATCGTCCGATTATCAAGCTGTGGCCGATGCCGCTGTCAAtaagttcaagaaattcataTCCCTTCTCGACCGCACCAGAACCGGCCACGCCCGGTTTCGGCGCGGCCCGGTTACTAATCCCCCTCAACCGGCACCGCCGCTGCCGCCGACCCAACAACCGGAGCAGCCGCAACCGCAAAGACAGCCACCCCAGAGTAACCCTGCAGCAACAAGTCAACCCGCGAATAATTTGTTTCAAGAGGATGATAAGGAGAAGGTGAAATCCAGTTCAAGGATTTATTGTCCGACGCCCATTCAAGGGTTGCCGCCGCTGCCGCACAACCACCACCAGTTAATGAAGAACGTGAATATTGAGAGGAAGGAGTCCACCACCACCATAAATTTTGCGGCTGCATCGCCTGTAAATTCATTTATGTCGTCGTTGACCGGGGATACGGAGAGCTTGCAGCCGTCTATGTCCTCTGGGTTTCAGATTACCAATCTTTCTTCTCATGTATCGTCCGCCGGTAAGCCCCCGCTCTCCACGTCGTCGTTAAAGAGGAAGTGTAGCTCCATGGATGATTCCGCTGTCAAGTGCGGTGGCGCTGCTTCCTCAGGTGGTCGATGCCATTGTCCTAAGAAAAG GAAATCAAGGGTGAAAAGAGTGGTTAGAGTGCCAGCTATAAGCATGAAAATGGCCGATATTCCACCGGATGATTACTCCTGGAGAAAGTACGGTCAAAAGCCCATCAAGGGATCTCCTCATCCTAG GGGATATTACAAGTGTAGCAGCTTAAGAGGGTGCCCGGCCCGTAAGCATGTGGAGCGGGCGTTGGATGATCCGACTATGCTCATAGTTACATATGAAGGGGAGCATAATCACTCACATTCTGCTACGGAGGCACCAGGGGCTCTAGTTCTTGAATCATCTTAA
- the LOC113712783 gene encoding low-temperature-induced cysteine proteinase — protein MATLSLLLLFSLLSFSSAEDMSILSYGNANLKTSGSGRTDEEVMALYEEWLVKHGKSYNGLGEKDKRFEIFKDNLRYIDEQNSLPSRTYQLGLNRFADLSNEEYRSTYLGTRPDPKRRLAKTSSDRYRPKVGDSLPNSIDWREKGAVLPVKDQGSCGSCWAFSAVAAVEGINQIVTGDLISLSEQELVDCDTSYDEGCNGGLMDYAFEFIINNGGIDTEEDYPYRGRDMTCDTYRKNARVVTIDGYEDVIPYDERALQKAVANQPVSVAIEGSSRDFQLYLKGLFTGNCGTALDHGVNVVGYGTANGKDYWIVRNSWGAEWGEDGYIRMERNVKATSGLCGITSEPSYPVKKGPNPPNPGPSPPSPIKPPAACDNYYECPQDNTCCCVFEFYGSCFEWGCCPLEGAVCCEDHYSCCPHDYPVCHVQSGTCSLSKDNPLGVKVMKHMLARPIKRVKSGTEGMKSSS, from the exons ATGGCGACTCTTTCGTTgcttctcttgttttctttgcTTTCTTTCTCATCAGCTGAGGACATGTCCATCCTGAGCTACGGTAACGCAAACCTAAAGACGAGTGGCAGTGGGAGGACGGATGAAGAAGTGATGGCCTTGTACGAGGAATGGCTAGTGAAACATGGCAAGTCGTACAACGGCCTAGGAGAGAAAGATAAAAGGTTTGAAATTTTTAAGGATAATCTTAGGTACATCGACGAACAAAACAGCTTGCCCAGCAGGACGTACCAGCTCGGGCTGAACCGATTTGCTGATCTGAGCAACGAGGAGTACCGTTCTACTTACTTGGGAACCCGCCCTGATCCCAAAAGGAGGTTGGCCAAGACTTCCAGCGATCGCTACCGTCCAAAAGTAGGTGATAGCCTGCCGAACTCCATTGACTGGAGAGAAAAAGGTGCTGTTCTTCCGGTCAAAGATCAGGGAAGCTGTG GGAGTTGCTGGGCCTTCTCAGCAGTTGCTGCCGTGGAAGGGATCAACCAGATTGTGACTGGTGATTTGATCTCCCTGTCTGAGCAAGAACTAGTGGATTGTGATACTTCTTATGATGAAGGCTGCAACGGTGGCCTCATGGACTATGCGTTTGAGTTCATCATCAACAATGGTGGCATTGATACTGAGGAAGACTATCCGTACAGAGGCAGGGACATGACGTGTGACACATACAGG AAAAATGCCAGGGTGGTCACAATTGACGGCTATGAAGATGTAATTCCCTATGATGAGAGGGCACTGCAGAAGGCCGTGGCCAATCAACCCGTCAGTGTTGCCATTGAAGGTTCTAGCAGAGATTTCCAACTCTATTTGAAG GGTTTATTCACCGGCAACTGTGGGACTGCATTAGATCACGGTGTGAATGTGGTTGGATATGGTACAGCAAACGGTAAGGATTATTGGATCGTCAGGAACTCATGGGGTGCAGAGTGGGGGGAGGATGGCTACATCAGGATGGAGCGTAATGTCAAAGCAACCTCAGGCTTATGTGGCATCACCAGTGAGCCCTCTTACCCTGTCAAGAAAGGCCCAAATCCTCCCAATCCTGGTCCTTCCCCTCCATCTCCAATCAAGCCTCCGGCGGCCTGTGATAATTACTATGAATGCCCACAGGACAACACCTGCTGCTGTGTCTTCGAGTTCTATGGCTCGTGCTTCGAATGGGGATGCTGCCCTCTAGAAGGTGCCGTATGCTGTGAAGACCACTACAGCTGCTGCCCCCACGATTACCCCGTTTGCCACGTTCAGTCAGGCACTTGCTCACTT AGCAAGGACAACCCTCTTGGAGTGAAGGTTATGAAGCACATGCTTGCTAGGCCTATTAAGAGGGTGAAGTCAGGCACAGAAGGAATGAAGAGCAGCTCTTAA
- the LOC113712894 gene encoding uncharacterized protein → MDGGLPMLNCLLQHTLRSLCTTGTSTTSSSDSSTSAKWVYSVFWRILPRNYPPPKWDHGGSILDRAKGNKRNWILVWEDGFCDFYECERAGSGYVKGRFGADIFFKMSHEVYNFGEGLVGKVASDNSHKWVFRDCPNENDPSFIHSWNVSVDPQPRAWEAQFNSGIQTIAIIAVREGIIQLGSFDKVAEDLNLVISIQRKFSYLQSIPGIYAIQRPYLPIQQPHTFRTNTTPHFMIETGETAYGVDDKRQLVGSKRLYCDRPDEFPVKSINLGFNSPHNGMIGPPPALWSIPPLLPSSACSPGAACIPKMPSISPSYNAIEATDTLLLSKQNCTMKTSSQSVKVNEFIGLSEMQSGDIKAETTCAMEAAQEGKPGTLSHSLGVECRVVKLGFGPQSEEECALNLN, encoded by the exons ATGGATGGTGGACTTCCCATGCTCAACTGTCTTTTACAGCACACTCTCAGAAGCTTGTGTACTACAGGAACTAGTACTACTTCTAGTTCAGATTCTTCCACCTCTGCTAAGTGGGTATATTCTGTTTTCTGGAGGATCCTGCCAAGAAATTATCCTCCACCCAA GTGGGATCATGGAGGAAGCATACTTGATCGTGCTAAAGGGAACAAAAGGAACTG GATACTTGTTTGGGAAGATGGATTCTGTGATTTTTACGAATGCGAACGAGCAGGTAGCGGATATGTGAAGGGAAGATTTGGAGCTGATATTTTCTTCAAAATGTCTCATGAGGTCTATAACTTTGGAGAAGG ATTGGTGGGTAAAGTTGCTTCAGACAACAGTCATAAATGGGTGTTCAGAGACTGTCCAAATGAAAATGATCCCAGCTTCATCCATTCATGGAATGTATCTGTTGATCCT CAACCAAGAGCATGGGAGGCTCAATTTAATTCAGGCATTCAG ACGATTGCAATCATAGCAGTAAGAGAAGGCATAATACAACTTGGCTCGTTTGACAAG GTTGCTGAAGATCTTAATTTGGTGATAAGCATCCAAAGGAAGTTCAGCTACCTGCAGAGCATACCAGGCATCTATGCTATACAAAGACCATATTTACCAATTCAGCAGCCCCATACTTTCAGGACCAATACAACACCCCATTTTATGATCGAAACTGGAGAAACAGCTTACGGGGTTGATGATAAACGCCAGTTAGTTGGATCAAAGAGACTCTACTGTGATCGACCTGACGAATTTCCTGTCAAGTCCATCAACTTAGGCTTCAACAGTCCCCATAATGGCATGATTGGACCACCTCCGGCATTATGGTCCATTCCACCTCTTCTGCCCTCATCAGCTTGCAGTCCTGGAGCTGCTTGTATTCCAAAGATGCCTTCCATCTCACCATCTTATAATGCAATTGAAGCAACTGATACTCTGCTGCTGAGCAAACAGAATTGCACCATGAAAACTTCAAGCCAGTCTGTTAAGGTCAATGAATTTATTGGTTTAAGTGAGATGCAAAGTGGTGATATAAAGGCTGAAACAACCTGTGCAATGGAGGCTGCTCAAGAAGGAAAGCCTGGAACTTTAAGCCATAGTTTAGGAGTGGAATGTAGGGTAGTGAAACTGGGGTTTGGACCCCAGTCAGAAGAAGAGTGTGCTCTGAACCTTAATTAA